GCCGTGCCTTCGACGAAGGCCCGTGGGGCCGCGCCACGGCCGCCGAACGCGCCACGGTCATGCGCCGGTTCGCCGACGCATTGGCCGCCCGTGCCGGGGACACCGCGGTGCTGGTCAGCCGCGAGAACGGGATGCCGATCGCCTTGTCGAACGCGTTCAACGGCGATGCTCCGGCCGGTCTCCTGCGCATGTACGCCGATCTGGCCGAGACCCTGCCCCTGGAGGAGGTGCGGCCGAGCCCGTCCGGGTCCACTGTGGTCCGTCGCCAGCCGGTGGGTGTGGTAGGAGCGATCACGCCGTGGAACTACCCGCAGGTCCTCGCGATGATGAAGATCGCCCCCGCACTCGCCGCGGGCTGCACCGTCGTGCTCAAGCCCTCGCCGGAGACCGCGCTCGACGGGTACGTGCTCGGGGATGCCGCCGCTGAGGCCGGGCTACCGCCGGGCGTGCTCAACATCGTCGTCGCGGGCCGAGAGGCCGGCGCCGCCCTCGTGTCGCACCCGCTGGTGGACAAGATCGCGTTCACCGGATCCACCGCGGCCGGGCGGGTCATCGGCGCCGAGTGCGGGCGGCTGATCCGCCGCTGCACCCTGGAACTGGGCGGCAAGTCCGCGGCGATCGTGCTCGACGACGTGGACCTGGACACCTTCGTCGCCGGACTGGACAACGCCTGCTTCCAGAACAACGGCCAGACCTGCACGGTCCAGTCCCGGATCCTCGCTCCCCGCTCGCGCTACGACGAGGTGGTCGAGGCCGTGGCGCGGTACGCGGGGAACGTGACCGTCGGCGATCCGCTCGACCCGGACGTCGCCTGTGGCCCCCTGGTCAGCAAGGCACAGCTCGACCGCGTCCTCGGCTACATCGACCTCGGCCTCCGGTCCGATGCCCGGCTCGTGGCCGGCGGCGGACGTCCCGCCGGCCTGTCCCGCGGCTGGTTCGTCCAGCCCACGGTCTTCGCCGACGTCGACAACCGCGAGCGGATAGCGCAGGAGGAGATCTTCGGTCCGGTCGTCACCGTCACGCCCTACGACGGCGACGACGAGGCAGTCCGCCTCGCCAACGACAGCGAGTACGGGCTCGGCGGTTCGGTGTGGACCTCGGACGAGGAACGCGGACTCGCCGTCGCGCGGCGCGTCCGGACCGGCACGATCGGCGTGAACTACTACCTGCAGGACCTCGGCGCGCCCTTCGGCGGCATGAAGAGCAGCGGCATCGGCCGTGAACTCGGACCCGAGGCGCTCGGCAACTACCTGGAGTTCCAGTCCGTCTACGCCAGCGCCGACCAGCTCGACCGCTGAAACCGCCGGGTCTCCGGGGTCCCGCGGCCCCGGAGACCCGCCGATGCCGGAGGAGAAGATCTTGTTCACCCATCGACGTGTGATCACCGCGGCGCTCGTCGCCGCGCTCGTCCCGACGGTGTCCTGCGCGACCGCCGACAGCACCTCGGGTTACCGCCTGGAACGCCTTGTCACCGGTACCGCGATGCACACCATCAACGGGCTGGCCCTCGCGCCGGACGGCAGTGTCCTCACCGCCAACCTCGCCGGGGAGACCATCTCCGCGCTCGACCCGGCCACCGGGCAGATCAACAGTCTCGTGCCCCAGCGGGACGGCCGCTCCGATGATCTCGTCGTCGCTCCGTCGGGGGAGATATTCTGGACCGACCCGCTGGCCGGCGCGGTGAAGGGCCGTGACCGCGACGGGCGGATCCGGACCGTCGCGGACAACCTTCCCGGCGTCAACTCGATCGCCTTCGACCGGTCCCGGCAGCACCTGTACGCCGGGCAGACCTTCTTCGCCGACGGGCTCTGGGAGATCGACCCGCGGGCCGGCGTCGCGCCGCGGCTCGTCGCCCGCGATCTCGGATCCCTCAACGCGTTCGCGTTCGGCCCGGACGGGATGATCTACGGACCGCTCGGCAAGCGCGGACAGGTGGCCCGCATCGACCCGCGGACCGGGGTGGCCAGTACCGTCGCTGCCGGGTTCCGCCAGCCGGTGTCGGTCCGCTTCGATTCCCGCGACCGCCTCTACGCGCTCGACGGAGCGACCGGGCAGCTCATCCGCATCGACCCCGCCACCGGGGCGAAGGACGTCGTCGCCACCCTGCCCGCCGGTGCCGACAACATGGTCATCGGCCCGGGGGACCACGCCTACGTCAGCAACATGGCCGACAGCGCCGTGACCGAAGTCGACCTCGGCACCGGGGCGCGCACGACCCTGACGTCGAGCCCGCTCGCCTTTCCCCAGGACATCGCCTTCGACGGGAACACCCTCTACGTGGCCGACAGCACGGCGCTGCGCACCGTGGATCCGGGCACCGGGGTGGTCACCGAACTCGCCCGCCGGTTGTCCTCGGAACTGGAATTTCCGTCCGGCATCAGTGTCACCGCCCAGCACATCGTGCTCACCTCGGAACTGATCGGCACCGTGCAGGTCCTCGACCGCGCGACCGGAGAACCGGCCGGCGAGGTGCACGGGCTCGACAACCCCTCCGACGCCGTCGAACTCGCCGACGGCAGTCTCGTGGTGTCCGAACCCGCGAACGGCCGGGTTCTGCGCGTCGTCGATGGACGACCGCGTGTCCTGGCGGAAAATCTGGGTGCCCCGGCTGGTCTTGCCCTCACTCCGCGTGGCGTCGTCCTGGCAGCCGAAGTCACCGGCGGACGCCTGCTTCAGATCGATCCCACGTCTGGCGAGGTCACCGAGATCGCACGGGGACTCGGCGCGCCCCGGGCGGTCGCCGTCGCGCCCGACGGATCCTCGGTGGTTCTCGACGCCGGTGGCCGTCGCGTGGTTTCGGTGAACAGCCGCGGGGAGCAGCAGGTGCTGGCCGACGGTCTCGCGGTCGGTCACCTGACCCAGCCCTACGCCCGGTCCGGGGGAGTGGCGGTCGGTGCGGACGGGACCGTTTTCGTCGCCGCCGACCGGGAGAACTCCGTCTACACGATCCGGCGGGCGGGCCGGTGACCGGGCGCGGCTTCCGGTTCGGCGTCAACCTGCTCACGCCGTCGTCGCGGACC
The window above is part of the Amycolatopsis thermoflava N1165 genome. Proteins encoded here:
- a CDS encoding aldehyde dehydrogenase gives rise to the protein MSVTAESTTDLNRTRFYIDGQWVAPRGTETQVALEAATERPLGVAALGTETDIDAAVRAARRAFDEGPWGRATAAERATVMRRFADALAARAGDTAVLVSRENGMPIALSNAFNGDAPAGLLRMYADLAETLPLEEVRPSPSGSTVVRRQPVGVVGAITPWNYPQVLAMMKIAPALAAGCTVVLKPSPETALDGYVLGDAAAEAGLPPGVLNIVVAGREAGAALVSHPLVDKIAFTGSTAAGRVIGAECGRLIRRCTLELGGKSAAIVLDDVDLDTFVAGLDNACFQNNGQTCTVQSRILAPRSRYDEVVEAVARYAGNVTVGDPLDPDVACGPLVSKAQLDRVLGYIDLGLRSDARLVAGGGRPAGLSRGWFVQPTVFADVDNRERIAQEEIFGPVVTVTPYDGDDEAVRLANDSEYGLGGSVWTSDEERGLAVARRVRTGTIGVNYYLQDLGAPFGGMKSSGIGRELGPEALGNYLEFQSVYASADQLDR
- a CDS encoding PQQ-binding-like beta-propeller repeat protein, with the translated sequence MPEEKILFTHRRVITAALVAALVPTVSCATADSTSGYRLERLVTGTAMHTINGLALAPDGSVLTANLAGETISALDPATGQINSLVPQRDGRSDDLVVAPSGEIFWTDPLAGAVKGRDRDGRIRTVADNLPGVNSIAFDRSRQHLYAGQTFFADGLWEIDPRAGVAPRLVARDLGSLNAFAFGPDGMIYGPLGKRGQVARIDPRTGVASTVAAGFRQPVSVRFDSRDRLYALDGATGQLIRIDPATGAKDVVATLPAGADNMVIGPGDHAYVSNMADSAVTEVDLGTGARTTLTSSPLAFPQDIAFDGNTLYVADSTALRTVDPGTGVVTELARRLSSELEFPSGISVTAQHIVLTSELIGTVQVLDRATGEPAGEVHGLDNPSDAVELADGSLVVSEPANGRVLRVVDGRPRVLAENLGAPAGLALTPRGVVLAAEVTGGRLLQIDPTSGEVTEIARGLGAPRAVAVAPDGSSVVLDAGGRRVVSVNSRGEQQVLADGLAVGHLTQPYARSGGVAVGADGTVFVAADRENSVYTIRRAGR